From Actinomyces procaprae:
CAGGGCAGCGGCGTCCTTGTCCGTGGGACAGGCCACGCGCACGATGTCACAGCCCGCAGCCGTCAGCTCCGCAATCTGCTGCAGGGTGGCGCCGATGTCATGCGTCTTGGTGGTGGTCATGGACTGCACGGAGATCGGGGCGTCGCCGCCCACCGATACGTCACCTACGCGGATCTTGCGGGTGGGTTTGCGCGGGGCCAGGACCGGGGTCTCCTCACGCACGGTCGGCATGCCAAGGGCGATCGCTTCTGTCACGCCCCCAAGTATGGCACCGGCCGGGCGCGGCCGCGGTGGCGGCCGGCTCACAGCGGGGTGCGTTTCGCCTCCGGCGGGTCGGCGCCCATCGGATCCGCACCGGCCGCCGCTCAGATGGGCGCGACGATATCCACCCAGATCAGGATCAGCGCCATGATGATCAGCAGGTAGAAGACCACTTGGCCGACCGGCAGCATGCGTGCGGTATCGGCATAGCCGGGGTCGGGCCGGCCGTGGGCGCGGGCCCACACGCGTCGGCCCCCCTCCCAGCAGGCACCGGCGACGTGCCCGCCATCCAGGGGCAGCAGCGGAATCAGGTTGAAGGCGAACAGGGCCAGGTTCAGCGAGCCGAGCAGGTTCAGCATGTAGAACAACCGGATCGAGAAGGGCATACCGGTATCCGAGCCGGTGCCGGCGCTACTGACCTCGCCGGCTATGCGACCCACTCCGACCAGACTCACCAGGCCGTCCGCACCGCGCTCCTCCAGACCCAGCCCGGCGGCGACGGCGTGGTACAGGCCAGCGGGCAACGTGATGATCGCCTTCAGCGTCATGCCGACCGCGCCCCCCACGACCTGAGGGATCTGAGCCGGGGAGGTGCGGACAGTGCCCAGGGAGGGGCCGATGCCCACGTAGGGGCGCAGTCGCGTGACCGGCTCTCCAGCGGAGTCGGTGGCCGGGTTTCCGTCCGCGTCGTAGACGGTGCGGGCCACCTCCACGGCGGTGACGGTCACAGTCAACTCCTCCCCGTCACGACGCACGACGACGTCCGCCGGCTCGGTGCCGGCAGCGGCAATCGCCTCCTGCACCTGCGCCCAGTCGGAAGTGGCCTCGCCACCCCAGGAGATGATCGTGTCACCCGCCTGCAGCCCGGCCAGCGCGGCCGGGGAGACCGGGTCGGAGGCGGTGCAGGCGGCACCGGCGTCGATGTTGCTTGAGACGCACGCGGACACGGAGCCGAGCTTCGCCGTGTAGGCGGGCTGGCCCACCACGCCCAGGGCTACGGTCAGGCAGATGACGCCCAGGGCCAGGTTCGTGAGGATGCCGCCCGCCATCACCAACAGCTTGCGAGGAGTGCTCAGGCGGTAGAAGGCGCGATCCTGCTCGTCGGGTCCGAGCTCGGCCAGGGACTCCGCGCGCGCCTCGGCGATCATGGAGCCGGGCTTGTCGGGGTGGCCGGGACGGGCAGGCGGCAGCATCCCCAGCAGGCGGACGTAACCACCCAGCCAGATGGCCTTAACACCGTACTCGGTCTCCCCGCGACGCGTCGACCACAGTTTCGGGCCGAAGCCGATGAAGTACTCGGGCACCTTCACGCCGAAGCGCTTGGCTGGCAGCATGTGCCCCAGCTCGTGCAGGGCGACGGACAGGCCGATCCCCACAATGAGGATGACGATGCCCAGGATGTAGGCGAGGGTGTGGCTCAAGGGGCCTCCAGGTCAGCGGGTGCGGGCGGCGATCAGCTCGTCGGCGCGGGCACGTGCCCAGGCATCGGCGGCAAGAACATGTTCCAGGTCGGGATCGGCCTGCCCGACGTGCGCCTCCAGTACGGCGGCGTCGATGGCGACAATGTCCAGCCAGCCCAGGCGCCCGTCCAGGAAGGCGGACACGGCCTGCTCGTTGGCGGCATTGAATACGGCCGGGTGGGTGGCCGACGCGGCGACGGCGGTGCGGGCGAGGTCCACGGCGGGGAAGGTATCGGCATCCAGCGGCTCAAAGGTCCAGGCGGTGGGCGCGTCCCATGCCTGCGGGGCCACCTGGCCCGCCAGATCGGGGCGATCAGGCCAGGTCAGTCCCAGAGCGATGGGCAGCCGCATGTCCGGCGGGGAGGCCTGCACGATGGTGGCGCCGTCGATGAACTCGACCATGGAGTGCACCACGGACTGCGGGTGCACGGCGACAGCGATATCCGCCGGGGCGACGTCGAACAGCAGGTGCGCCTCGATCAGCTCCAGGCCCTTGTTGACCAGTGTGGAGGAGTTGACGGTCACCACCGGGCCCATGTCCCAGGTGGGGTGGTTCAGGGCCTGCGCAGCGGTCACACCCGCCAGCTCCTCGCGCCGGCGGCCGCGGAAGGGCCCGCCGGAGGCGGTCAGGATCAGGCGGCGCACCTCACTGCGGCCGGTGACGACCGGGC
This genomic window contains:
- a CDS encoding M50 family metallopeptidase, with the protein product MSHTLAYILGIVILIVGIGLSVALHELGHMLPAKRFGVKVPEYFIGFGPKLWSTRRGETEYGVKAIWLGGYVRLLGMLPPARPGHPDKPGSMIAEARAESLAELGPDEQDRAFYRLSTPRKLLVMAGGILTNLALGVICLTVALGVVGQPAYTAKLGSVSACVSSNIDAGAACTASDPVSPAALAGLQAGDTIISWGGEATSDWAQVQEAIAAAGTEPADVVVRRDGEELTVTVTAVEVARTVYDADGNPATDSAGEPVTRLRPYVGIGPSLGTVRTSPAQIPQVVGGAVGMTLKAIITLPAGLYHAVAAGLGLEERGADGLVSLVGVGRIAGEVSSAGTGSDTGMPFSIRLFYMLNLLGSLNLALFAFNLIPLLPLDGGHVAGACWEGGRRVWARAHGRPDPGYADTARMLPVGQVVFYLLIIMALILIWVDIVAPI
- the dxr gene encoding 1-deoxy-D-xylulose-5-phosphate reductoisomerase; translation: MGATTAGVGTVGTRAVVVLGSTGSIGTQALDVIGHLAAHPEGPQQAPRVAGLAAGGSRLELLAEQAVAHGVPRLAVSTTGSEVVPRLRAALAAAAVRAGRPDPVTEILSGPQAAAELIEAAGAGEEDVVLNGITGSVGLVPTLAALRSGATLALANKESLVVGGALVRRALRRPGQVVPVDSEHSAIAQALRSGVHEKGLTSPVVTGRSEVRRLILTASGGPFRGRRREELAGVTAAQALNHPTWDMGPVVTVNSSTLVNKGLELIEAHLLFDVAPADIAVAVHPQSVVHSMVEFIDGATIVQASPPDMRLPIALGLTWPDRPDLAGQVAPQAWDAPTAWTFEPLDADTFPAVDLARTAVAASATHPAVFNAANEQAVSAFLDGRLGWLDIVAIDAAVLEAHVGQADPDLEHVLAADAWARARADELIAARTR